From a region of the Neobacillus niacini genome:
- the fabG gene encoding 3-oxoacyl-ACP reductase FabG, giving the protein MRLKDKVAIITGAANGIGFTAAETFAKEGAKVAMADFNVEQGEKRAEELRKKGYEVTFFQVNVAQRTSVDEMVAKVRETYGNISILINNAGITKDGMLSKLPAEDFQAVLDVNLTGVFHCTQAVLPSMLEIGKGRIINTSSVSGVYGNIGQTNYAATKAGVVGMTKTWAKELGRKGINVNAVAPGFIETGMTAKVPEKILDQMKQMVPLARLGKPEDIANAYLFLASDESNYVNGTVLHVDGGIMM; this is encoded by the coding sequence ATGAGATTAAAAGATAAAGTGGCCATCATTACGGGAGCAGCTAACGGTATTGGATTTACTGCAGCTGAAACCTTTGCTAAAGAAGGTGCAAAGGTTGCCATGGCAGACTTTAATGTAGAACAAGGTGAAAAAAGGGCGGAGGAATTAAGAAAAAAAGGCTATGAAGTGACCTTTTTCCAAGTAAATGTTGCACAGCGTACAAGTGTGGATGAAATGGTTGCAAAAGTCCGCGAGACATATGGAAATATTAGTATCCTTATCAATAATGCGGGGATCACAAAAGACGGCATGCTTTCCAAATTACCTGCCGAGGATTTTCAAGCAGTTCTGGATGTTAATCTAACAGGAGTATTTCACTGTACGCAAGCGGTTTTACCTTCAATGCTTGAAATAGGAAAAGGAAGAATTATTAATACTTCTTCTGTTTCAGGAGTGTATGGGAATATCGGTCAAACGAATTATGCAGCAACGAAAGCTGGCGTGGTTGGTATGACGAAAACATGGGCAAAAGAGCTTGGGAGGAAAGGAATTAATGTGAATGCCGTGGCACCCGGTTTTATCGAAACGGGAATGACTGCGAAAGTTCCCGAAAAAATATTAGACCAAATGAAACAGATGGTACCATTGGCAAGGCTTGGAAAGCCCGAAGATATTGCAAACGCCTACCTGTTTTTAGCTTCTGATGAATCAAATTATGTAAATGGAACCGTCCTTCATGTAGATGGGGGAATAATGATGTAG
- a CDS encoding acyl-CoA synthetase, translated as MRWELDWLENRARLSPNKIAVILEDNNMKWTYRELNNRSTSVAGWLKNKGVKKGDRVALLSPNDISYFDLLFACGKIGAIFVPLNWRLSVHELHEILLDCTPVLLGVHQKFENMFTSLETAIPHSFYIGGVEYERIVSQSYDHIFLDNISELDPLAMIYTGGTTGKPKGVVLSHQSIQWNAINTILSWNLTQEDVTINYMPMFHTGGLNALSLPILMIGGTVVLGYQYTGQKVVHSIQQYNCTIILLVPTMYHLLIQTEEFWKSDFPTMKIFLSGAAPCPLQVYEAFQKKGLAFKEGYGLTEAGPNNFFIDHTDAQVKRGSVGKPMLFNAVRLVKDNGQEAKVNEVGELLIKGKHSFSHYWNNELATLETKKEGWIHTGDLAKKDEEGFHYIVGRKKDMIITGGENVYPLEIEHWIAAHPWVDEVAVIGRPDEKWGELVTAFIVPKHSHVIEEEELIVYCEKKLGRYKIPKKFIQLEELPKTHVGKIDKKKLKEFSKQT; from the coding sequence GTGAGGTGGGAACTCGATTGGCTGGAAAATAGAGCAAGATTATCCCCAAATAAGATTGCAGTAATCCTTGAAGATAATAATATGAAATGGACGTATAGAGAATTAAATAATCGTTCAACCTCAGTGGCTGGCTGGTTGAAAAATAAAGGTGTGAAAAAAGGCGATCGGGTAGCACTATTGTCGCCAAATGATATTAGTTATTTTGATTTGCTCTTTGCCTGTGGGAAAATTGGGGCAATTTTTGTTCCGCTCAATTGGCGTCTGTCAGTGCATGAATTACATGAAATATTGTTAGATTGTACCCCAGTTTTGCTTGGAGTTCATCAAAAGTTTGAGAATATGTTTACTTCGTTGGAAACAGCTATACCCCATTCTTTTTATATTGGGGGGGTTGAGTATGAGAGAATAGTGAGCCAAAGTTATGATCACATATTTTTGGATAATATTTCCGAACTTGATCCATTAGCAATGATCTATACAGGAGGAACGACTGGCAAACCAAAAGGAGTTGTATTAAGCCACCAATCCATACAATGGAATGCCATTAATACCATTCTCAGTTGGAACTTAACCCAAGAGGACGTAACAATTAACTATATGCCGATGTTTCATACAGGCGGACTAAATGCCTTATCACTGCCAATATTAATGATTGGCGGAACCGTCGTTTTGGGATATCAATATACGGGACAAAAAGTGGTTCACTCAATCCAACAATATAACTGCACCATCATTCTCCTTGTACCGACTATGTACCACCTACTCATTCAAACAGAGGAGTTTTGGAAAAGTGATTTCCCCACTATGAAAATATTCTTATCAGGAGCGGCACCTTGTCCATTACAAGTATACGAAGCCTTTCAGAAAAAAGGATTGGCTTTTAAAGAGGGCTATGGTTTAACAGAGGCAGGACCGAATAACTTCTTTATAGATCATACTGACGCGCAAGTGAAGCGGGGTTCAGTAGGAAAGCCAATGTTATTTAATGCCGTAAGACTTGTTAAGGACAATGGTCAGGAAGCAAAGGTCAATGAAGTTGGAGAACTCTTAATTAAAGGGAAACATTCTTTTTCGCATTATTGGAATAACGAATTGGCGACGCTAGAAACGAAAAAGGAAGGCTGGATTCATACTGGAGACTTAGCCAAGAAGGATGAGGAAGGATTCCATTATATTGTCGGCAGGAAGAAAGATATGATTATTACAGGAGGTGAAAACGTCTACCCTCTAGAGATTGAACATTGGATCGCTGCACACCCTTGGGTTGATGAAGTGGCAGTGATTGGACGGCCAGATGAAAAATGGGGGGAACTTGTTACAGCATTTATCGTCCCTAAACATTCTCACGTGATTGAGGAAGAAGAACTTATCGTTTATTGTGAAAAAAAACTAGGAAGATACAAAATTCCAAAGAAGTTCATTCAACTAGAAGAACTTCCAAAAACCCATGTTGGTAAAATTGATAAAAAGAAATTAAAAGAATTTAGTAAGCAAACATAA
- a CDS encoding spore coat protein produces the protein MNQLIQSLMGMGGMTDQVIATDFLISAKAGVRNYAVAITEAGTPELKATLREQLNTAIATHEKITNYMIARGFYHPHDLSQQLEVDLNVSDTALKLAQK, from the coding sequence ATGAATCAACTCATTCAAAGTTTAATGGGGATGGGCGGTATGACCGACCAGGTCATTGCAACAGATTTTCTGATTTCTGCAAAAGCAGGGGTAAGAAATTATGCTGTCGCGATTACTGAGGCAGGTACACCAGAGTTGAAGGCTACCTTGAGAGAACAATTAAATACCGCCATTGCCACTCACGAAAAAATAACGAATTATATGATTGCACGAGGTTTTTATCATCCACATGACTTGAGTCAACAGCTTGAAGTTGATTTGAATGTTTCTGATACAGCCCTAAAACTTGCCCAAAAATAG
- a CDS encoding spore coat protein, giving the protein MVNKTLALHETMETHEILNFKTVCLLRSKLMQGICFDNELKVLMEKDVQQSIKDINELVSFYKESQLLK; this is encoded by the coding sequence ATGGTCAACAAAACCTTAGCCTTACATGAAACAATGGAAACTCATGAAATCCTCAATTTTAAAACAGTTTGTTTACTTCGTTCAAAACTAATGCAGGGAATCTGTTTTGATAATGAGTTAAAAGTACTTATGGAAAAGGATGTACAGCAATCTATCAAAGATATTAATGAACTCGTAAGCTTTTATAAAGAAAGTCAATTGTTAAAATAA
- a CDS encoding spore coat protein: protein MEDFLDPRNAEGMPSLADSAFAMDFLLTVKNGIRNYGFAITETANPELRRIFHKQMEAAIDLHTEIADLMIKKGWLHPHNFKEQYPVDMKAAETAVQIAKLNLYPNDTDRQGMFATPNQ from the coding sequence ATGGAAGATTTTTTAGATCCAAGAAACGCTGAGGGTATGCCGAGTTTGGCTGATTCGGCCTTTGCTATGGATTTTTTATTAACAGTAAAAAATGGAATTCGCAATTATGGTTTTGCGATTACAGAGACTGCAAACCCAGAACTTAGAAGAATTTTTCACAAGCAAATGGAGGCAGCCATCGATTTGCATACAGAAATTGCTGATTTAATGATTAAGAAAGGCTGGCTGCACCCACATAACTTTAAAGAACAGTATCCGGTTGATATGAAGGCGGCAGAGACTGCGGTCCAGATTGCTAAACTAAACCTTTACCCTAACGATACGGATCGCCAAGGGATGTTTGCAACACCAAACCAGTAA
- a CDS encoding zinc-dependent alcohol dehydrogenase: MKAVTYQGIKNVEVREVKDPSIKNPDDIIVKITSSAICGSDLHLIHAMIPNLPTDFVIGHEPMGIVEEVGPEVTKLKKGDRVIIPFNVSCGHCWYCTHDLTSQCDNGNPHGQGSGFFGYSETTGGYAGGQAEYMRVPFGNFTPFKIPENCEVEDEKLVLLADAAPTAYWSVDHAGVKPDDTVIVLGCGPVGLLAQKFAWLKGAKRVIAVDYINYRLQHAKRTNKVEIVNFEDHENVGNYLLEITQGGADIVIDAVGMDGKMTPMEFLASGMKLHGGAMGAIVIASQAVRKGGTIQLTGVYGGRYNAFPLGDIFQRNVDIKTGQAPVIPYMSFLYDMINQRKIDISDIITHVLPLEQAKHGYEVFDTKTEDCIKVILKP; this comes from the coding sequence ATGAAGGCTGTTACATATCAAGGAATTAAGAATGTAGAAGTGAGAGAAGTAAAAGACCCCAGTATAAAAAATCCAGATGATATTATTGTTAAAATTACTTCCTCAGCCATTTGTGGTTCTGATTTACATTTGATTCATGCGATGATTCCAAATTTGCCAACAGACTTTGTAATCGGTCACGAGCCTATGGGAATTGTCGAGGAAGTGGGTCCAGAAGTCACGAAGTTAAAAAAAGGGGATCGAGTCATCATCCCGTTTAACGTCAGCTGTGGTCACTGCTGGTATTGTACCCACGACCTAACCAGTCAATGTGACAATGGTAATCCTCATGGTCAAGGAAGTGGTTTTTTCGGTTATTCGGAAACAACTGGCGGCTATGCAGGCGGACAAGCCGAATATATGAGGGTTCCTTTTGGCAATTTCACTCCATTTAAAATTCCGGAAAATTGTGAAGTGGAAGACGAGAAACTTGTGCTGCTTGCTGATGCAGCGCCTACGGCATATTGGAGTGTTGACCATGCAGGGGTAAAGCCTGATGATACGGTTATCGTATTAGGGTGCGGTCCTGTAGGATTACTTGCACAAAAGTTTGCCTGGTTAAAAGGTGCGAAGAGGGTCATAGCGGTTGATTATATCAACTACCGCCTGCAGCACGCAAAACGGACAAACAAAGTAGAAATTGTAAATTTTGAAGACCATGAAAATGTAGGGAACTACCTGTTGGAAATTACTCAGGGTGGAGCAGACATTGTAATCGATGCAGTCGGAATGGATGGGAAAATGACCCCGATGGAGTTTTTAGCATCGGGAATGAAGCTTCACGGCGGTGCAATGGGAGCGATTGTCATTGCCAGTCAGGCAGTGAGAAAAGGTGGAACCATCCAACTAACAGGTGTTTATGGGGGAAGATATAATGCTTTTCCACTAGGTGACATCTTCCAGCGCAACGTTGATATCAAAACGGGACAGGCGCCAGTCATTCCTTATATGTCATTTCTCTATGATATGATTAATCAGCGAAAGATTGATATAAGTGACATCATTACCCATGTATTGCCACTTGAGCAGGCCAAGCATGGATATGAAGTGTTTGATACAAAGACGGAAGATTGTATTAAGGTTATTCTGAAACCGTAA
- a CDS encoding selenium metabolism-associated LysR family transcriptional regulator, translated as MDLHQLYVFTKVVEHKSFSKAAEDIFLSQSTVSSHIQALERTLNVNLFDRVGREIILTPSGERLYQWALKLLLMKDQAMLDLKEGATELRGMIRIGASSVPGQFMIPKMVKQFRQKYPKATFHINQSSSKNIADKVLNGSVDFGILGEKYDNEKLCYIPLLKEHLVLITSKQSNIVGPVNIQDLLSYPFIMRNSDSGTNSLIEKFLKKNQISKEKMNIVAYTENGQSLIEFVLQDIGIAIISKMAANEYLERNLLTIHEINEFHDERYFYLVYNKNKTQSMLSKLFIEGAREWIN; from the coding sequence ATGGATTTACATCAATTGTATGTATTTACAAAAGTAGTTGAACATAAGAGCTTTTCAAAAGCCGCTGAAGATATATTTTTAAGTCAATCAACGGTTAGTTCGCATATTCAGGCATTAGAAAGAACACTAAATGTAAATCTCTTTGACCGAGTTGGCAGAGAAATTATTCTTACACCATCAGGTGAACGTTTGTATCAGTGGGCTTTAAAGCTTTTATTAATGAAGGATCAGGCGATGCTGGACTTAAAAGAGGGAGCAACAGAGCTAAGAGGTATGATTCGAATCGGTGCCAGTTCTGTACCCGGGCAATTTATGATTCCAAAAATGGTTAAACAATTTAGACAGAAATATCCAAAAGCAACATTTCATATAAACCAATCTTCCTCCAAAAACATAGCTGATAAGGTCCTAAACGGTTCAGTTGATTTCGGTATATTAGGTGAAAAATACGATAACGAAAAGTTATGCTATATTCCTTTATTGAAGGAACACCTAGTACTCATCACATCAAAACAATCTAACATAGTTGGACCTGTCAATATTCAAGACCTTTTAAGTTACCCATTCATTATGAGAAACTCTGACTCAGGAACCAACTCTCTGATTGAAAAGTTTCTGAAAAAAAATCAGATATCAAAGGAGAAAATGAATATTGTAGCCTATACTGAAAACGGACAAAGTCTGATTGAGTTTGTACTCCAGGATATCGGTATTGCCATTATTTCTAAGATGGCAGCTAACGAATATCTTGAAAGAAATTTATTAACGATTCATGAAATCAATGAATTTCATGATGAACGATATTTCTATCTTGTTTATAACAAAAACAAAACGCAGTCCATGTTATCCAAGCTATTTATTGAAGGGGCTAGGGAATGGATCAATTAG
- a CDS encoding sulfurtransferase TusA family protein, giving the protein MSLQYVPDIIYDAGKTGYEELVINLSFTMKRLNKGHILEIISTEPGLKDKLPSWCSLETHLLLDRKDFGESSYYYIEKR; this is encoded by the coding sequence ATGTCACTTCAATATGTGCCGGACATAATCTATGATGCAGGCAAAACCGGATATGAAGAGCTCGTAATTAACCTATCCTTCACTATGAAGCGGTTGAACAAGGGACATATACTCGAAATCATATCCACTGAACCAGGTTTGAAAGATAAACTGCCTTCCTGGTGCAGCCTAGAAACGCATCTATTGCTTGATCGGAAAGATTTTGGTGAAAGTAGTTATTACTATATAGAAAAGCGCTGA